One genomic window of Blastopirellula retiformator includes the following:
- the fliJ gene encoding flagellar export protein FliJ, whose amino-acid sequence MADFRFRLATYLKLKIAARDQRQAELMEVLSIQDQLTQEMQETEEQLKQTVLEARDGCSIGRMNVDNLIVAQREMNHLRAVIGHKRGLQKKLAPHIEQRRNALLEAEKEVRSLEKLRERQEKRFHAEQERRESIQMDEIALIAFARKGR is encoded by the coding sequence ATGGCCGACTTTCGCTTTCGCCTAGCGACCTACCTGAAACTGAAGATCGCTGCGCGCGATCAGCGCCAAGCCGAACTGATGGAAGTGCTATCGATCCAGGATCAGCTCACTCAGGAGATGCAGGAGACCGAGGAGCAGCTGAAGCAGACGGTGCTGGAAGCTCGCGACGGGTGCTCGATCGGCCGCATGAACGTCGACAACCTGATTGTCGCTCAGCGAGAAATGAATCACCTGCGGGCCGTGATCGGCCACAAGCGAGGTCTGCAGAAGAAATTGGCGCCCCATATCGAACAACGTCGCAACGCCCTGCTGGAAGCGGAGAAGGAAGTCCGTTCGCTAGAGAAACTGCGTGAGCGGCAGGAGAAACGCTTTCATGCCGAGCAAGAGCGACGCGAGAGCATCCAGATGGACGAAATCGCATTGATCGCCTTTGCGCGGAAAGGACGGTAA
- a CDS encoding FliI/YscN family ATPase codes for MLHPICGQLEHLMSHDLVGGVVETIGTTVAVGGFPAPVGSVVEIQRQSGKPLAGEVVGFRGELTLVFPLEPLNGVRQGSAVRLKRTVRSVPVGDTLLGRIVDAHGNCIDGLPQPASAAKSPLDQDPPTSTSRPRIQEAFSTGVRAIDGMLTCGDGQRIGIFAGSGVGKSVTLGMMAKYASSDVNVIALIGERGREVNDFIERDLGPEGMARSVVIVATSDQPAIMRVQAAMAATSIAEYFRESGRRVLFLMDSVTRFAMAQREIGLAAGEPPTTKGYTPSVFAMLPKLVERTGRSAKGSITAFYTVLVEGDDTNEPVSDTVRGLLDGHVILSRAIAAKGHYPAIDILGSISRLMNDLVTPEIRAAAQAIRELMSVYRENEDLITIGAYRQGTNAQIDQAIRMRTEIDAFLQQAIEEKSSVQEAQQQLVQLVAKCGTRPTPNPAALAKVKRQAQQAGA; via the coding sequence ATGTTGCACCCGATTTGCGGACAACTCGAGCACCTGATGTCGCACGATCTCGTCGGCGGCGTCGTCGAAACGATCGGCACCACCGTCGCCGTGGGCGGATTTCCGGCCCCAGTTGGCAGCGTCGTTGAGATCCAGCGTCAGTCAGGCAAACCGCTGGCCGGCGAAGTGGTCGGTTTTCGCGGCGAGTTGACCCTTGTCTTTCCGTTGGAACCGCTCAATGGCGTCCGTCAGGGAAGCGCTGTGCGGCTGAAGCGAACGGTCCGTTCGGTTCCGGTTGGCGATACGCTGCTGGGACGGATCGTCGACGCGCATGGCAACTGCATCGACGGACTGCCGCAACCCGCTTCGGCGGCAAAGTCGCCGCTCGATCAAGATCCGCCTACTTCAACCAGCCGCCCTCGGATTCAGGAGGCGTTTTCGACCGGCGTGCGGGCCATCGACGGCATGCTGACCTGCGGCGACGGCCAACGTATCGGCATCTTCGCTGGTTCGGGCGTCGGCAAGAGCGTGACGCTGGGCATGATGGCTAAATACGCCTCGTCGGACGTCAACGTCATCGCGCTGATCGGCGAACGTGGCCGCGAAGTGAACGACTTTATTGAACGCGATCTGGGCCCGGAAGGGATGGCCCGCAGCGTCGTCATTGTGGCGACCAGCGATCAGCCGGCGATCATGCGGGTGCAAGCGGCGATGGCGGCGACCAGCATTGCCGAGTACTTCCGCGAGTCGGGGCGCCGCGTGTTGTTTTTAATGGACTCGGTTACCCGGTTTGCGATGGCGCAGCGCGAAATCGGCCTGGCTGCCGGCGAACCTCCGACGACCAAAGGGTATACGCCGTCGGTCTTCGCGATGCTGCCGAAGCTGGTCGAACGGACCGGCCGCAGCGCCAAGGGAAGCATTACGGCGTTTTATACGGTGCTGGTCGAGGGTGACGACACCAACGAGCCAGTCAGCGATACGGTTCGGGGGCTGCTGGACGGGCACGTGATCTTGTCGCGCGCGATCGCCGCCAAGGGGCATTACCCGGCGATCGACATCCTAGGCAGCATCAGTCGCTTGATGAACGATCTGGTGACGCCGGAAATTCGGGCGGCCGCCCAGGCGATTCGCGAACTGATGTCGGTCTATCGCGAGAACGAAGACTTGATCACGATCGGCGCTTATCGACAAGGGACGAACGCGCAGATCGATCAGGCGATCCGGATGCGGACCGAAATTGACGCCTTCCTACAGCAGGCGATTGAAGAAAAGTCGTCGGTGCAGGAAGCGCAGCAGCAGTTGGTGCAACTGGTCGCCAAGTGTGGAACTCGACCTACGCCCAACCCGGCGGCGCTGGCGAAGGTAAAACGTCAAGCCCAACAGGCTGGCGCCTAA